TATAGATTTAATAGTTAAGGCTGGTTTTGGGTGTAGTGTCAAAACACCACCAGACTACTGTAATAGTTAGATTTGGAGGACAATACCTATGAGTATTACATAAATACGGAGCATGATGAAATCTGTTTCAACAGAACTGAGGAAGACGAAAAGAAGTACAACAAGATCAAAGAGCTGAGTGAGGATCAAAAACATGAAATCAAGGAAGCTTTTGAGTTGTTCGACACCGATAAAGATCAAGAAATTGACTACCATGAGCTAAAGGTGAGAAATGAAGGAGCTTAATCACTATCCTAAACATGATCTGATGTAAAATTActgtaaaagaataaaatactCTAAAAGTATccgttttgttgctgttgtttccctTTAAAGGAAgattacatatttatttaaaatatggaTAGTTCATTGTTAAATATAGGTCTTGTAAAACCCAAACAGGTGGCGATGCGAGCCCTTGGCTTTGAAGTAAAGAAGGTGGATGTTTTGAAGATTCTTAAAGACTATGACAGAGAGGGAAATGGCAAAATAACATTTGAGGATTTCAGTGAAGTCGGTAAGTTTTTGTGCCCAGTCTCTCCAAAACTGATGAATTAATCAGTCATTACTCCACACTTAAGTCATCACGAGGTGATCTGTTTAGTGACTGGTCATATCCTGGAGCGAGACCCCAAAGAGGAGATCCTGAAGGCCTTCAAGCtgtttgatgatgatgagtcGGGAAGGATCAGTCTGAGGAACCTGAGGCGGGTGGCTCGAGAACTTGGGGAGAACATCAGCGATGAGGAGCTGCGCAGCATGATCGACGAGTTCGACactgatggagatggagaaagTGAGTTATCAAGCTTCCTTAAACCTTCGCGGTAATAGAGTGCGTGTTGTCACTGAGCCAGACATGAGAAATGTTTCTACTTGATCTCCAGTCAATCAAGAGGAGTTCCTCGCCATTATGACAGAAGACTCCTGATGAAGAGTTTCTGATGTCACTGATCTTCCATAAAACCTGGAGATCACCTGCCAGCGTGCACGGGGGTGACCTTGGGGATTTCACCTAAATGAGTGGAGTCAGGATCTACCCTTTTGTTCAGTCAGTGTTGGAGATAATGCTGATGCCACGCAGCTCTTTGGTTTGTAgttaaatgttgcataaatTACATTTGCTGCTGTATGTTGACCTCAGAAAAGCGTAAGAACACTTGAATTTGAGATTGATTTTGTTCTAATATCCACGTTTTAAATTTTTCTGTTACATCCTGAAAATGTTGCcagatttatttgtgttttcctgaA
The sequence above is drawn from the Takifugu rubripes chromosome 6, fTakRub1.2, whole genome shotgun sequence genome and encodes:
- the cetn3 gene encoding centrin-3, with amino-acid sequence MSLSLRTEEDEKKYNKIKELSEDQKHEIKEAFELFDTDKDQEIDYHELKVAMRALGFEVKKVDVLKILKDYDREGNGKITFEDFSEVVTGHILERDPKEEILKAFKLFDDDESGRISLRNLRRVARELGENISDEELRSMIDEFDTDGDGEINQEEFLAIMTEDS